From Besnoitia besnoiti strain Bb-Ger1 chromosome X, whole genome shotgun sequence, one genomic window encodes:
- a CDS encoding hypothetical protein (encoded by transcript BESB_016600): protein MPERQPPKLSRPRPSAAVFQSSPRFTASLSAFTSPLQVGETCPGRSAVLGRSAEACNGIPRAGGSCSLSVASPACRGWRPSSLWREKSRDLPFQPPARPRYLWKGRSSPALWTSPSALPSCDLHSAGASAAAALPPGVSFVPQTNLLLLVAYDGTAFSGWAANLAPAARTLLLSAAEKPPQSSAASSHPEANSPASQTDAEVPSASSAFSAAFGAAPPPPVTASWHPAAEAPGASLQPRQQLRTVEGVLRQAFAAVHPLSRDRQRELLSLLSARRDAPSVPAGRARSQGSGADSAAAERDASSESCAAAQAAELAGLRRGEGGVGSRPAEPGAAAAARDETHGGGGAEHGEEEEELGSAASARDAPEGAGADGAAAEGSRSSSGASAHATQQNPEVGDPYYEAFVERRTREWSVLLSEIEQAELQARTSLRSDRHIRVKKKDLDVATDAGCCGEQTAQRAQRLGARATAPPGDHAEAGDTGGEVPEIDDTDDDARAGGGRSDDAGDKNGDKEGDEDDKQVESRMPLVAPPIILRPASRTDRGVHAAGALCQYVSYYHPLHLPLESFVSGANRRLPADVRILAALDLNVLARQGVFAKSAGVADAAELPAGFGLPPQEANSLQRSEARDQNGQRPEGEGDGALAPRVKGDEQSRASPSVSLSASSALSSPSSRQSPPASADDALCASVPTIYKLAQGKHYTYFLSLSSSLFPLLRHGCWTLAEDPRLRNWALQAQNLSRKSRKRADARACGARASPPAPREGDRGEAGVRRGEAEGEAPERVSAEAPAAPGAPRGDCEPADDADLFSVRQRRESLFKALTFDLEKMREAAKAMEGEHSFAAFRCEYSGKEKARLLTRDNPVCRMRSVTISPIEFDPWPQNASSTSPGSSSLSRQPSPAAPGSSQASVFAPPRSPSSAGSCLSRARQRGGELDGAGNRRDGGDGGMGLVEANERDDMRGETEARSCARASFLSRDPPVFSSPCRLRSSDLPQGCVPARGAVHLGSEVLSARAQGSFVLTSGSHPPPGRRRWVSLSRCASTCAPFRIRIDVVGNRFLYKMVRKMVGALVQVALGRLSVADIRHALVHGRLQPLDRQKNGGENDLPSSSADSGKPPAARVRGVKERDAAASEGVRDARRGEDREPLLASGGLRTDPTSFRDSGILCAPAQGLTLQKVFLPQFLARRLYSVSKRDDPDEPDTVSERS, encoded by the exons ATGCCAGAAAG gcagccgcCAAAGCTCAgccgtccgcggccttccgcggcggtcTTTCAAAGCAGCCCGCGCTTcaccgcctcgctctctgcgttcaCGTCTCCGCTTCAGGTCGGCGAGACGTGTCCAGGTCGCTCTGCTGTGCTTGGTCGCTCCGCTGAAGCCTGCAATGGAATCCCGCGTGCAGGGGGTTCCTGTTCTCTCTCGgttgcctcgcccgcgtgtCGCGGGTGGCGGCCGTCTTCGCTCTGGCGAGAGAAATCTCGGGATCTGCCTTTtcagccgccagcgcgtccgcgctaTCTCTGGAAAGGCCGatcgtcgcccgcgctgtggacctcgccctcggcgttgCCTTCGTGCGACTTGCACTCCGCGGGCGcttcggctgcggccgcgctgcctcccgGCGTCTCATTCGTCCCCCAGACGAATCTGCTGCTCCTGGTGGCCTACGACGGCACAGCATTCTCGGGGTGGGCGGCGAacctcgcgccggcggcgcgcacgctccttctctctgccgccgagAAGCCGCCCCagtcctctgcagcctcgtcGCACCCCGAGGCGaactcgcctgcgtcgcaaacagacgcagaggtcccctctgcctcctccgccttctccgctgccttcggcgctgcgccgcctccgcccgtcACGGCGAGCTGGCaccccgccgcggaggcgcccggcgcgtcgctgcagccccgccagcagctgcggacgGTCGAGGGGGTCCTGCGgcaggccttcgcggcggttCATCCGCTCAGCCGCGACCGACAGCGCGAGCTGCtttcgctcctctctgcgcgccgcgacgcgccctCCGTcccggcggggcgggcgaggtcgcagggcagcggcgccgactccgcagccgctgagcgagacgcgagcagcgagtcctgcgcagctgcgcaagcCGCCGAGCTGGCAGgcctgcgacgcggcgagggaggggTCGGGAGTCGACCGGCGGAGCCtggtgccgcagccgccgcgcgagacgagacgcacggaggcggaggggcggagcacggagaagaagaagaagagctcggaagcgcggcgagcgcgcgcgacgcaccagagggcgcaggggcagatggcgcagcggccgaaGGCTCGCGTTCCTCGTCAGGGGCTtcggcgcacgcgacgcagcAAAATCCCGAGGTTGGGGATCCATACTACGAAGCGTTTGTcgagcggcgaacgcgcgagTGGAGCGTCTTGCTGAGCGAAATAGAGCAAGCAGAGCTCCAGGCGCGGACCTCGCTCCGAAGCGACAGACACATCCgcgtgaagaagaaggaTCTCGACGTCGCCACCGacgccggctgctgcggggAGCAGACAGCGcaacgcgcgcagcgcctcggggCGCGAGCAactgcgccgccgggggaCCACGCAGAGGCTGGTGATACCGGCGGCGAGGTCCCCGAAATCGACGAcaccgacgacgacgcgcgagcgggaggagggagaagcgaTGATGCTGGAGACAAGAACGGAGACAAGGAGGGAGATGAAGATGACAAGCAAGTGGAGAGCAGGATGCCTTTGGTCGCACCGCCCATCATTCTACGGCCCGCCAGTCGAACCGACCGCGGCGTccacgctgcaggcgcg CTTTGCCAGTACGTCTCCTACTACCATCCGCTGCACCTTCCGCTGGAGAGCTTCGTCTCAGGGGCAAATCGCAGACTGCCCGCAGACGTGCGGatcctcgcggcgcttgaTCTCAATGTCCTCGCTCGCCAGGGCGTCTTCGCAAAGTCTGCAGGCGTTGCAGACGCGGCTGAACTCCCTGCGGGCTTCGGCCTCCCTCCCCAGGAGGCGAACAGTCTCcagcgaagcgaggcgagggaccAAAATGGTCAGCGCCCAgaaggagagggcgacggagcGTTGGCGCCGCGTGTGAAGGGCGACGAGCAaagccgcgcctcgccctctgtctctctttctgcatCTTCGGCTTTatcgtctccttcttcgcgtcagtctccgccggcgtccgcggacGACGCTCTGTGCGCGTCTGTGCCGACGATCTACAAGCTCGCCCAGGGCAAGCACTACACGTacttcctctcgctctcctcgtcgctgtttccgctgctgcggcacgGCTGCTGGACGCTCGCGGAGGACCCGCGCCTCCGTAACTgggctctgcaggcgcagaatCTGTCGAGAAAGAGCCGAAagcgagcagacgcgcgagcctgcggcgctcgtgCAAGCCCTCCGGCGCCAAGGGAAGGCGATCGTGGCGAAGCGGGCGTCCGCCGAGGTGAGGCCGAAGGTGAGGCCCCGGAGCGGgtctctgcggaggcgcctgctgccccgGGGGCGCCCAGAGGCGACTGCGAgcccgcggacgacgcggatCTCTTCTCCGTGAGGCAACGGAGAGAAAGCCTCTTCAAGGCCCTCACGTTCGATCTGGAGAAAATGCGGGAGGCCGCGAAAGCCATGGAAGGCGAGCACTCGTTCGCG GCCTTCCGATGCGAATACAGCGGcaaggagaaggcgcggtTGCTCACGCGTGACAACCCTGTttgccgcatgcgctcgGTCACCATCTCCCCGATTGAGTTCGACCCCTGGCCTCAAAACGCATCATCGACGTCTCCTGGCTCGTCTTCCCTGTCGCGGCAGCCCTCTCCGGCGGCTCCAGGCTCGTCGCAGGCTTCTGTGttcgctcctccgcgctctccgTCTTCGGCCGGGAGCTGCTTGTCGCGTGCCCGCCAAAGGGGAGGCGAGCTCGATGGAGCCGGCAaccggcgcgacggcggcgacggcggaatGGGGTTGGTGGAGGCGAACGAGCGGGACGACATGCGAGGCGAGACCGAGGCccggagctgcgcgcgtgcaTCGTTCCTCTCCCGGGATCCTCCAGTCTTTTCGTCGCCTTGCCGCTTACGCAGCAGCGACTTGCCGCAAGGGTGTGTCCCTGCGCGGGGGGCTGTGCACCTCGGTTCGGAGGTTTTGTCGGCTCGCGCCCAAGGGTCCTTCGTGCTTACTTCTGGGTCGCATCCTCCTCCCGGTCGTCGGCGTTG GGTGTCGCTGTCTCGTTGCGCGTCTACGTGTGCGCCTTTCAGAATCCGCATCGACGTCGTCGGGAACCGTTTTCTCTACAAAATGGTTCGCAAGATGGTTGGCGCACTTGTCCAG GTGGCCTTGGggcgcctctctgtcgcagACATTCGCCACGCCCTGGTGCacgggcgcctgcagcctctgGACCGACAGAAGAATGGAGGCGAGAACGACTTGCCTAGCTCATCAGCGGACAGCGGgaagccgcccgccgcgcgggttCGAGGTGTGAAAGAACGCGATGCGGCTGCCTCAGAGGGGGTCAGGGacgccaggcgcggcgaagaccgagagccgcttctcgcctcgGGGGGACTGAGGACTGACCCCACCTCGTTTCGCGACTCTGGAATTCTGTGCGCCCCAGCTCAGGGGCTCACGCTTCAGAAAGTCTTCCTTCCTCAgtttctcgctcgccgttTGTACAGCGTGTCAAAGCGCGACGATCCGGATGAACCAGACACCGTCTCAGAGCGCTCCTGA
- a CDS encoding hypothetical protein (encoded by transcript BESB_016610) has translation MGAGAAFARRLSSVSGSPTGIVPFAPLPPADSPELETFENAENSFPQQEAPAGTSSRAAEQPEPRQGVSATTLLARRTLEEMSSVGKGIGLYLHGIIFRGQIIWQKSVLDKIKANLDVLNFVERFQPQFAPSRRELLEELDMWQDTMQRVTQEQQALLLSRQQPPDLLSSPSQTADASGSAVPQSPGSQQIQPETMRGESPSYQQLPQDMPFRFGEPGGFVALSDEEKPGQPTAAAPHQDPAALVEREEHSMMTTGGLRPASAPAVAQSNTAEVGQNGLTATQEIDLPLLHRAQSLPFPEVAHHDGGVPAALTISEEGLKDASRCYSFIPDMEAHPQELEVSPESIADAPGDAHGKKIVASFSERHNENNVVGSEGSTTLLRGHSLDEATPRRAIEEPEVIHARRWDSPEKRIFLSCVETHTDARAPSFHDGAPAAPVAGVTLGKQQTQAGGGNEPHLAQDVDGTRVPLGQDDGSRVVPSPLGRAASGGTPDGLADTPRGHETASMHATAPHDLAPRFYGAPDTGYASSVAAAKTYPDGGPSFYGQRILMPTRVAAEVRSLDLYLSMFQGTFQKCGSLLSRALLEDDSRELTWFFHHVLPVLIFINRIWVLVLTSQHRRGVRTPASTERQLQKVRSIVFDIRIVDEAFLHAIQSKDDGAVAENRGFEPLVSQEYRKPKVRGRSQKSKKDKARVEGTRVGAAIEFAKTQLSTPWVVGLLTFASLVGLDHYGWNWYYY, from the coding sequence ATGGGAGCAGGAGCAGCCTTCGCTAGACGACTGTCCTCAGTTTCTGGTTCCCCTACGGGGATTGTGCCTTTTGCTCCCCTTCCGCCGGCGGACAGTCCCGAACTGGAGACTTTTGAGAACGCGGAAAACTCTTTCCCTCAACAGGAGGCGCCAGCGGGTACATCGTCGAGAGCTGCGGAACAGCCGGAACCCCGGCAGGGTGTCTCGGCAACGACACTGTTGGCAAGGCGGACCCTAGAGGAGATGAGCAGCGTGGGAAAAGGCATTGGTTTATATCTTCATGGGATCATATTCAGGGGGCAAATCATTTGGCAGAAGAGCGTGCTTGACAAAATTAAAGCCAATCTAGACGTTTTGAACTTCGTCGAGAGGTTCCAGCCGCAGTTCGCACCGAGTCGTCGggagctgctggaggaaCTAGACATGTGGCAGGATACAATGCAGAGGGTTACCCAGGAACAACAAGCATTGTTACTGTCCCGGCAACAACCGCCAGATTTACTCTCCAGTCCGTCGCAAACTGCGGATGCGTCTGGCAGTGCCGTCCCCCAGTCCCCCGGCTCCCAGCAAATACAGCCGGAAACTATGCGTGGTGAATCCCCCTCATATCAGCAGCTTCCTCAGGATATGCCATTCCGTTTTGGCGAGCCTGGCGGTTTCGTCGCATTAAGCGATGAGGAGAAACCTGGGCAACCaacagccgcggcgccccacCAAGACCCGGCTGCGCTAGTGGAACGGGAGGAGCACAGCATGATGACCACTGGCGGCTTGCGGCCGGCGTCGGCTCCTGCAGTTGCGCAGTCAAATACTGCAGAAGTCGGGCAGAACGGACTAACAGCTACACAGGAGATCGATTTGCCATTGCTCCATCGAGCGCAGTCCCTACCTTTTCCTGAAGTGGCGCATCATGATGGTGGGGTTCCAGCAGCGCTGACAATTAGCGAAGAGGGACTTAAGgacgcctctcgctgctACAGTTTTATTCCCGATATGGAGGCCCACCCACAGGAATTGGAGGTATCTCCTGAATCTATCGCAGATGCGCCCGGCGACGCACATGGTAAAAAGATTGTAGCAAGTTTCAGCGAAAGACACAATGAGAATAACGTCGTGGGGTCTGAAGGAAGTACAACGCTTCTGCGTGGTCACAGCCTTGATGAGGCCACGCCCAGGCGCGCAATAGAGGAGCCGGAAGTTATACATGCACGTAGGTGGGATTCTCCAGAGAAGCGTATTTTCTTGTCGTGTGTTGAGACTcacacagacgcgcgcgccccctCTTTTCACGACGGAGCGCCCGCAGCACCTGTGGCGGGTGTGACTCTGGGTAAACAGCAGACACAGGCTGGGGGCGGAAACGAGCCGCACTTGGCGCAAGACGTAGATGGTACGAGAGTCCCACTGGGGCAGGACGATGGTTCAAGGGTGGttccgtcgcctctcggGCGGGCAGCATCTGGTGGAACTCCAGACGGGTTGGCGGACACGCCCCGTGGCCATGAGACAGCCTCCATGCATGCGACCGCCCCCCATGATTTGGCGCCTCGTTTTTACGGAGCGCCCGACACCGGATATGCTTCTTCTGTCGCAGCTGCAAAGACCTACCCTGACGGAGGACCGAGCTTCTACGGGCAGCGAATACTAATGCCTACTAGGGTTGCCGCTGAAGTGAGGTCGCTGGATCTGTATCTATCCATGTTCCAAGGCACGTTTCAAAAGTGCGGATCACTATTGTCGCGAGCACTTCTGGAAGATGACAGCCGAGAACTCACCTGGTTCTTCCATCATGTACTTCCCGTCCTAATCTTCATTAACCGCATCTGGGTCCTCGTATTGACTAGTCAGCATCGCCGCGGCGTACGGACACCTGCGTCAAccgagcggcagctgcaaaAGGTTCGATCAATTGTTTTCGATATACGTATCGTTGACGAAGCGTTTTTGCACGCAATTCAGTCGaaggacgacggcgccgtTGCCGAGAATCGTGGTTTCGAACCACTCGTTTCCCAAGAGTATAGAAAGCCGAAAGTACGTGGCAGATCTCAGAAATCAAAGAAGGACAAGGCTCGGGTTGAGGGCACGCGTGTGGGTGCTGCGATTGAGTTTGCGAAAACGCAGCTTTCCACACCGTGGGTTGTCGGTCTTCTCACGTTCGCCTCCCTGGTTGGACTCGATCACTACGGCTGGAACTGGTACTATTACTAA